The Nocardia sp. NBC_01503 sequence CGCGGCGACCCCCGAGAACCACAGCTCCGGGGCGTAGCTCGCACGCTGCTGCATGGCCCAGAGGGTGGCGAAGGCGCCACCCGAATAGCCCCAGGCGCCGATCGGACTGTCGGCGGTAATTCCCACCGGCGCAAACGATCTGGCCGCGCGTACGCCGTCGAGTACACCGCGCCCGGAGTTCACCCCGTCGAAGAAGCGCGACTGTGGACCCTCGTAATCGGAGACCACCACCGCCCATCCGCGCAGCAGCATGGCGGTGAGGAATGGAATGTCCAGGGCGGTATTGACGATCGAGAAATCGCGCCCGCCCCGCAGTGCGAACGACGGCGCGCACCGTGTCCCCAGACTGTCCTCCGCCACCTGATACGACAGCAGCGGCCGCCCACCCCCGCCCAGCCAGGGCAGCAGCGGTGTCATCACGGTGGCCACATCCGCGACCGCCCCGCCCGCCGAATCCGTACTCCGATACTGCAATTGCCATCCGGCCACCGGCAGCCCCAACCCCAGCACCGAGATGGGACGCGAATTCAGCACCGCCCCATTGACATTGGCTTCGAGCCCTGACGGAGCTACGTAGAACGGATCCTCATCCGGGACGGGCACGCCCTCGGCCCATGCCCCCGGCATGACCAGCACGGCAATCAAAACCCCGACCAGCCCGGCCAATCCCGCACGTACCCGCCCGGACAGTCGTCGGCGAATCACGTTCGCTCGCGAGGATTCCGCGTGCCCGGCCGCGCAATATCGCGCCATTGCTGCCTCCAGCGTCGAATCGCCGACGCTCCCGGCCCGAGGGCTTCGCACACCACGCCGACCTGCTACTCCGGCGCATCGGAGTCCCCAAGTTACTTCCGTACAGACCGCCAGGTCAACGGTGTCCGCGCGTCGTAGCCAAGGCGTTGCGCTAATTCGTTCGAGGTGGATCCCGGCCGAAAGCATGCCGGGATGACGGGCGGTGATGACGCCGGGAGGGGCGGGCGAAGATGGCTCGACAGCGAAGGGTCCAGGATTAGCTGACTGGATATGTATTCGCGGGCCAGTGGGCTGGACTATGGGTCCATGTTGGTTCGCAGGCTGATCGCCCTCTATGTCGGGTTGTGGTTGTACGGGTGGTCGATGGCGGTCATGCTGCGGGCGGCGCTCGGGTTGGATCCCTGGGATGTCTTTCATCAGGGGGTCGCCCGGAATGTGCCGTTGAGCTTCGGAACCGTGGTGGCCATTACCGGGGCCGTGGTGCTGCTGGCCTGGATTCCCCTGCGGCAGCGGCCGGGCCTGGGGACGGTCAGCAATGTGGTGGTCATCAGTGTCGCCGTCGATGTGGGGCTGAATGTGCTGCCGCAGCTGGACTCGCTGCCGGTGCGGATCGGGGCCATGTTGGCGGCGGTACTGCTCAACGCGGTGGCCAGTGTGCTGTATATCGGGGCCGGAATGGGGCCGGGGCCGCGCGATGGCCTGATGACTGGACTGGTCCGGCGGACGGGCCGACCGGTCTGGATTGTGCGGACTTCGCTCGAGGTCACCGTACTGGCGATCGGCTGGACACTCGGCGGCAGCGTCGGGATCGGAACCCTGGTGTACGCCTTCGGAATCGGACCGCTCATTCATGTGCTCATCCCCTCTGTCGACCGCTGTCTACCCGGCTTCAAAGATGTGCACGGACCCGAAACCCTCAGTCCGGCTCCGGAATCCATGCCGGATGCCATAGTCGCCCGGCCTCTGTCCAGTTCATGAAGCGGACCGTGCCGGTGAGCTTCGGGGTCACCCACGCAGCCTCCTTGCGCTCCTCGGCACTGAGTTCATTGACGAACGGACTGCTCTTGCGCTCCAGGCGATTGAGCTGAGCCGATAGTTCGCTCAACTCCCGCTCACTGAATCCGGTGCCGACCCGGCCCAGGTAGTGCAGCTCGCCCGCATGCCATACCCCCACCAGTAGCGAGGCGAATTGCCGGTTCTCCGAACGCCGGAACCCGCCGATCACCACCGGCAGCGTGCGCCAATTGCGCGTCTTGATCCAGGAGTGTCCGCGTTTACCGGGCAGGTAGACCGAATCGCGGCGTTTGGCGACCACACCCTCCATCCCGCGGTCCTGACTCTCGCGCAGCGCCTGCGCACCCGATCCACCGAGCGGCGGCGGAACCATGAGGGAGGGAACCTGTTTGGCCAGCGCCTCCAATACCAGGCGCCGATCCGCATAGCGTTTACGCAGCAGCGAGGTGCCGTCCAGATGCAGGACGTCGAAGGCCACGAATACCGCGCGCCCCGGATCGGAGCGCAGCAGACCCAGATTGGCTATGCCCCGGTCGTCGAAGACCACGGCCTCACCGTCCAGCAGCGCCCGATGCTCGGCGAGTTCATCGCCCAGTACGGCCAATCCGGGATAGCGTTTGGTGACCACATGCCCGGTGCGACTGCGCAGAATCACCGCACCGTCATCGATTTCGGCCAG is a genomic window containing:
- a CDS encoding lipase family protein; protein product: MARYCAAGHAESSRANVIRRRLSGRVRAGLAGLVGVLIAVLVMPGAWAEGVPVPDEDPFYVAPSGLEANVNGAVLNSRPISVLGLGLPVAGWQLQYRSTDSAGGAVADVATVMTPLLPWLGGGGRPLLSYQVAEDSLGTRCAPSFALRGGRDFSIVNTALDIPFLTAMLLRGWAVVVSDYEGPQSRFFDGVNSGRGVLDGVRAARSFAPVGITADSPIGAWGYSGGAFATLWAMQQRASYAPELWFSGVAAGGVPADIAAISRKVDGGIQAGLAVLMVVAFARIDPDSGLAEDLNDRGRELLVRESAACGADMVLRHLNRQLDEYSDTPNLLWHPQFQAATDRQELGAVAPDMPLYMYHSNADDVIPVGGFTALVHRYCALGANISVVHSGIPGHNPAAAVESIGAMNYLGDRFAGIPAAAGCTG
- the yczE gene encoding membrane protein YczE; protein product: MLVRRLIALYVGLWLYGWSMAVMLRAALGLDPWDVFHQGVARNVPLSFGTVVAITGAVVLLAWIPLRQRPGLGTVSNVVVISVAVDVGLNVLPQLDSLPVRIGAMLAAVLLNAVASVLYIGAGMGPGPRDGLMTGLVRRTGRPVWIVRTSLEVTVLAIGWTLGGSVGIGTLVYAFGIGPLIHVLIPSVDRCLPGFKDVHGPETLSPAPESMPDAIVARPLSSS